The following proteins are encoded in a genomic region of Populus trichocarpa isolate Nisqually-1 chromosome 13, P.trichocarpa_v4.1, whole genome shotgun sequence:
- the LOC7497390 gene encoding protein STRUBBELIG-RECEPTOR FAMILY 3 isoform X2: MGVKRSGKRVCLNLEIYGKFFIGFVLICTARISVGVTNPSDVTAINSLYISLGSPVLPGWVGTGGDPCGEGWQGIVCNVSEIQSIVLNGANLGGELGDNLGMFASIISIFLSDNNFTGSIPDSLSTLTLLKAMSLNDNFLSGEIPDAFQALPGLINLDLSNNNLSGQLPSSFIDLASLTTLRLQDNQLSGTLDVLQDLPLRDLNVENNLFSGPIPDKLLAIPNFRNDGNPFNTSSAPLPAPTSPSPYTPPLSGAPPSPSSRRTPGKQADAPSSSEKSSSGGKNKRVVWISIAGVLLFVILALALVLLIPRCSRRRWEDSRIFKRHQVGENPRDNGSLVRPTNQNEKVPKETTQKPKEDHPKPQNMHMRNEPKMNPAPNRDNHLMAIGRADLDFMAPPLPPPPPPPPPPPPPPPPPPPPVENVIVKPIVPAEVSSGKPSRKTQIPLTSARSFNIASLQQYTSSFSQENLIGGGMLGSVYRAQLPNGKLLAVKKLDKRTAEQQKDVEFIELVNNIDRIRHANVVELMGYCAEHGQRLLIYEYCSNGSLQDALHSDDEFKKKLSWNARIKMALEAARALEYLHEVCQPPVIHRNFKSANVLLDDDLDVRVSDCGLASLISSGSVSQLSGQLLTAYGYGAPEFESGIYTIQSDVYSFGVVMLELLTGRKSYDRTRTRGEHFIVRWAIPQLHDIDTLSKMVDPALNGEYSAKSLSNFADIISRCVQSEPEFRPQMSEVVQDLTDMIRRDRPSNESIGD, encoded by the exons ATGGGAGTCAAGAGATCTGGTAAAAGAGTGTGCTTGAATTTGGAGATCTATGGAAAGTTCTTTattgggtttgttttgatttgcacaGCAAGGATTTCTGTTGGTGTTACTAATCCAAGTGATG TTACTGCAATTAATAGCTTATACATTTCACTGGGCTCTCCTGTACTGCCCGGGTGGGTCGGCACCGGGGGAGATCCATGCGGCGAAGGGTGGCAAGGCATTGTATGTAATGTTTCAGAAATTCAATCCAT AGTTCTTAATGGTGCGAATTTGGGAGGAGAACTTGGTGATAATCTGGGAATGTTTGCTTCTATCATATCGAT TTTCCTTTCAGACAATAACTTCACTGGAAGCATCCCTGATTCCCTGTCCACTTTAACCTTACTGAAAGCCAT GTCTCTTAACGATAATTTTTTAAGTGGAGAGATACCAGATGCCTTTCAAGCTCTTCCTGGGTTGATCAACTT AGACTTGTCCAATAACAATTTGAGTGGGCAGTTGCCTTCTTCTTTCATAGATTTGGCTAGTCTTACAACCCT ACGTTTGCAGGACAATCAACTATCTGGGACCCTTGATGTTCTACAAGATCTTCCCCTGAGAGATTT GAATGTAGAGAATAACCTGTTCTCAGGACCCATACCTGACAAGCTGCTGGCTATCCCAAATTTCAG aaatgatGGCAATCCGTTCAATACTTCCTCTGCTCCATTACCTGCACCCACATCCCCATCACCATATACACCACCACTTTCTGGGGCTCCACCATCACCGTCTTCTCGGAGAACACCCGGGAAGCAGGCTGATGCGCCGTCTTCATCAGAGAAATCGAGTTCtggaggaaaaaataaaagagtagtTTGGATATCCATTGCAGGTGTATTGTTGTTTGTAATACTGGCATTAGCACTTGTGCTTTTGATTCCAAGATGTAGCAGAAGAAGGTGGGAGGATAGCAGAATTTTCAAGCGGCATCAAGTTGGAGAGAACCCAAGGGACAATGGATCCTTGGTCCGACCAactaatcaaaatgaaaaag TTCCAAAGGAGACCACACAGAAGCCCAAAGAGGACCATCCAAAGCCACAAAATATGCATATGAGAAATGAACCCAAAATGAACCCAGCACCAAATAGGGACAATCACTTAATGGCCATTGGCAGAGCAGATCTAGATTTCATggctcctcctcttcctccacctccacctccacctccacctccacccccaccacctcctcctcctccacccccTGTTGAGAATGTCATTGTTAAGCCAATTGTGCCTGCTGAAGTAAGCTCAGGGAAGCCTTCTCGTAAAACTCAGATCCCTCTCACTTCTGCTAGGTCCTTCAATATTGCATCACTTCAGCAATACACAAGCAGCTTTTCTCAAGAAAATCTTATAGGAGGAGGCATGCTGGGAAGTGTTTATAGGGCACAGCTTCCTAATGGAAAG CTTCTTGCTGTCAAGAAACTCGATAAGAGGACTGCAGAGCAGCAGAAGGACGTGGAGTTTATTGAATTGGTTAACAATATTGATCGGATCCGACATGCTAATGTTGTTGAGCTCATGGGATACTGTGCAGAGCATGGTCAGAGGCTTCTGATCTATGAGTATTGCAGTAATGGCTCTTTGCAAGATGCACTACACTCAGAcgatgaatttaaaaagaaactttCCTGGAATGCCCGCATTAAGATGGCACTTGAAGCTGCTAGAGCCTTAGA GTATTTGCATGAGGTCTGTCAGCCACCTGTTATACACAGAAATTTTAAGTCTGCCAATGTTCTTCTTGATGATGATCTTGATGTTCGTGTCTCGGATTGTGGTTTGGCTTCATTAATATCATCAGGGTCTGTAAGTCAG TTGTCAGGCCAGCTGCTAACAGCTTATGGTTATGGGGCTCCAGAATTTGAATCAGGTATCTATACCATCCAGAGTGATGTTTACAGCTTTGGTGTGGTCATGCTGGAACTCTTAACTGGCCGGAAGTCTTATGACAG GACACGGACTCGGGGGGAGCATTTTATAGTGAGATGGGCAATCCCCCAGCTCCATGACATTGACACATTGTCAAAGATGGTTGATCCCGCCCTTAATGGAGAATACTCTGCTAAATCTTTATCAAACTTCGCCGATATCATTTCTCGATGTGTTCAG TCTGAACCAGAATTCAGGCCACAAATGTCTGAGGTTGTCCAGGATCTAACAGACATGATAAGGAGAGACCGCCCCAGCAATGAATCAATCGGCGACTGA
- the LOC7497390 gene encoding protein STRUBBELIG-RECEPTOR FAMILY 3 isoform X4: MFASIISIFLSDNNFTGSIPDSLSTLTLLKAMSLNDNFLSGEIPDAFQALPGLINLDLSNNNLSGQLPSSFIDLASLTTLRLQDNQLSGTLDVLQDLPLRDLNVENNLFSGPIPDKLLAIPNFRNDGNPFNTSSAPLPAPTSPSPYTPPLSGAPPSPSSRRTPGKQADAPSSSEKSSSGGKNKRVVWISIAGVLLFVILALALVLLIPRCSRRRWEDSRIFKRHQVGENPRDNGSLVRPTNQNEKVPKETTQKPKEDHPKPQNMHMRNEPKMNPAPNRDNHLMAIGRADLDFMAPPLPPPPPPPPPPPPPPPPPPPPVENVIVKPIVPAEVSSGKPSRKTQIPLTSARSFNIASLQQYTSSFSQENLIGGGMLGSVYRAQLPNGKLLAVKKLDKRTAEQQKDVEFIELVNNIDRIRHANVVELMGYCAEHGQRLLIYEYCSNGSLQDALHSDDEFKKKLSWNARIKMALEAARALEYLHEVCQPPVIHRNFKSANVLLDDDLDVRVSDCGLASLISSGSVSQLSGQLLTAYGYGAPEFESGIYTIQSDVYSFGVVMLELLTGRKSYDRTRTRGEHFIVRWAIPQLHDIDTLSKMVDPALNGEYSAKSLSNFADIISRCVQSEPEFRPQMSEVVQDLTDMIRRDRPSNESIGD; this comes from the exons ATGTTTGCTTCTATCATATCGAT TTTCCTTTCAGACAATAACTTCACTGGAAGCATCCCTGATTCCCTGTCCACTTTAACCTTACTGAAAGCCAT GTCTCTTAACGATAATTTTTTAAGTGGAGAGATACCAGATGCCTTTCAAGCTCTTCCTGGGTTGATCAACTT AGACTTGTCCAATAACAATTTGAGTGGGCAGTTGCCTTCTTCTTTCATAGATTTGGCTAGTCTTACAACCCT ACGTTTGCAGGACAATCAACTATCTGGGACCCTTGATGTTCTACAAGATCTTCCCCTGAGAGATTT GAATGTAGAGAATAACCTGTTCTCAGGACCCATACCTGACAAGCTGCTGGCTATCCCAAATTTCAG aaatgatGGCAATCCGTTCAATACTTCCTCTGCTCCATTACCTGCACCCACATCCCCATCACCATATACACCACCACTTTCTGGGGCTCCACCATCACCGTCTTCTCGGAGAACACCCGGGAAGCAGGCTGATGCGCCGTCTTCATCAGAGAAATCGAGTTCtggaggaaaaaataaaagagtagtTTGGATATCCATTGCAGGTGTATTGTTGTTTGTAATACTGGCATTAGCACTTGTGCTTTTGATTCCAAGATGTAGCAGAAGAAGGTGGGAGGATAGCAGAATTTTCAAGCGGCATCAAGTTGGAGAGAACCCAAGGGACAATGGATCCTTGGTCCGACCAactaatcaaaatgaaaaag TTCCAAAGGAGACCACACAGAAGCCCAAAGAGGACCATCCAAAGCCACAAAATATGCATATGAGAAATGAACCCAAAATGAACCCAGCACCAAATAGGGACAATCACTTAATGGCCATTGGCAGAGCAGATCTAGATTTCATggctcctcctcttcctccacctccacctccacctccacctccacccccaccacctcctcctcctccacccccTGTTGAGAATGTCATTGTTAAGCCAATTGTGCCTGCTGAAGTAAGCTCAGGGAAGCCTTCTCGTAAAACTCAGATCCCTCTCACTTCTGCTAGGTCCTTCAATATTGCATCACTTCAGCAATACACAAGCAGCTTTTCTCAAGAAAATCTTATAGGAGGAGGCATGCTGGGAAGTGTTTATAGGGCACAGCTTCCTAATGGAAAG CTTCTTGCTGTCAAGAAACTCGATAAGAGGACTGCAGAGCAGCAGAAGGACGTGGAGTTTATTGAATTGGTTAACAATATTGATCGGATCCGACATGCTAATGTTGTTGAGCTCATGGGATACTGTGCAGAGCATGGTCAGAGGCTTCTGATCTATGAGTATTGCAGTAATGGCTCTTTGCAAGATGCACTACACTCAGAcgatgaatttaaaaagaaactttCCTGGAATGCCCGCATTAAGATGGCACTTGAAGCTGCTAGAGCCTTAGA GTATTTGCATGAGGTCTGTCAGCCACCTGTTATACACAGAAATTTTAAGTCTGCCAATGTTCTTCTTGATGATGATCTTGATGTTCGTGTCTCGGATTGTGGTTTGGCTTCATTAATATCATCAGGGTCTGTAAGTCAG TTGTCAGGCCAGCTGCTAACAGCTTATGGTTATGGGGCTCCAGAATTTGAATCAGGTATCTATACCATCCAGAGTGATGTTTACAGCTTTGGTGTGGTCATGCTGGAACTCTTAACTGGCCGGAAGTCTTATGACAG GACACGGACTCGGGGGGAGCATTTTATAGTGAGATGGGCAATCCCCCAGCTCCATGACATTGACACATTGTCAAAGATGGTTGATCCCGCCCTTAATGGAGAATACTCTGCTAAATCTTTATCAAACTTCGCCGATATCATTTCTCGATGTGTTCAG TCTGAACCAGAATTCAGGCCACAAATGTCTGAGGTTGTCCAGGATCTAACAGACATGATAAGGAGAGACCGCCCCAGCAATGAATCAATCGGCGACTGA
- the LOC7497390 gene encoding protein STRUBBELIG-RECEPTOR FAMILY 3 isoform X1, whose amino-acid sequence MGVKRSGKRVCLNLEIYGKFFIGFVLICTARISVGVTNPSDVTAINSLYISLGSPVLPGWVGTGGDPCGEGWQGIVCNVSEIQSIVLNGANLGGELGDNLGMFASIISIGLSNNHIGGSIPSNLPVTMQNLFLSDNNFTGSIPDSLSTLTLLKAMSLNDNFLSGEIPDAFQALPGLINLDLSNNNLSGQLPSSFIDLASLTTLRLQDNQLSGTLDVLQDLPLRDLNVENNLFSGPIPDKLLAIPNFRNDGNPFNTSSAPLPAPTSPSPYTPPLSGAPPSPSSRRTPGKQADAPSSSEKSSSGGKNKRVVWISIAGVLLFVILALALVLLIPRCSRRRWEDSRIFKRHQVGENPRDNGSLVRPTNQNEKVPKETTQKPKEDHPKPQNMHMRNEPKMNPAPNRDNHLMAIGRADLDFMAPPLPPPPPPPPPPPPPPPPPPPPVENVIVKPIVPAEVSSGKPSRKTQIPLTSARSFNIASLQQYTSSFSQENLIGGGMLGSVYRAQLPNGKLLAVKKLDKRTAEQQKDVEFIELVNNIDRIRHANVVELMGYCAEHGQRLLIYEYCSNGSLQDALHSDDEFKKKLSWNARIKMALEAARALEYLHEVCQPPVIHRNFKSANVLLDDDLDVRVSDCGLASLISSGSVSQLSGQLLTAYGYGAPEFESGIYTIQSDVYSFGVVMLELLTGRKSYDRTRTRGEHFIVRWAIPQLHDIDTLSKMVDPALNGEYSAKSLSNFADIISRCVQSEPEFRPQMSEVVQDLTDMIRRDRPSNESIGD is encoded by the exons ATGGGAGTCAAGAGATCTGGTAAAAGAGTGTGCTTGAATTTGGAGATCTATGGAAAGTTCTTTattgggtttgttttgatttgcacaGCAAGGATTTCTGTTGGTGTTACTAATCCAAGTGATG TTACTGCAATTAATAGCTTATACATTTCACTGGGCTCTCCTGTACTGCCCGGGTGGGTCGGCACCGGGGGAGATCCATGCGGCGAAGGGTGGCAAGGCATTGTATGTAATGTTTCAGAAATTCAATCCAT AGTTCTTAATGGTGCGAATTTGGGAGGAGAACTTGGTGATAATCTGGGAATGTTTGCTTCTATCATATCGAT agGTCTGAGCAACAACCACATAGGGGGGAGTATTCCATCGAATCTGCCTGTTACTATGCAAAACCT TTTCCTTTCAGACAATAACTTCACTGGAAGCATCCCTGATTCCCTGTCCACTTTAACCTTACTGAAAGCCAT GTCTCTTAACGATAATTTTTTAAGTGGAGAGATACCAGATGCCTTTCAAGCTCTTCCTGGGTTGATCAACTT AGACTTGTCCAATAACAATTTGAGTGGGCAGTTGCCTTCTTCTTTCATAGATTTGGCTAGTCTTACAACCCT ACGTTTGCAGGACAATCAACTATCTGGGACCCTTGATGTTCTACAAGATCTTCCCCTGAGAGATTT GAATGTAGAGAATAACCTGTTCTCAGGACCCATACCTGACAAGCTGCTGGCTATCCCAAATTTCAG aaatgatGGCAATCCGTTCAATACTTCCTCTGCTCCATTACCTGCACCCACATCCCCATCACCATATACACCACCACTTTCTGGGGCTCCACCATCACCGTCTTCTCGGAGAACACCCGGGAAGCAGGCTGATGCGCCGTCTTCATCAGAGAAATCGAGTTCtggaggaaaaaataaaagagtagtTTGGATATCCATTGCAGGTGTATTGTTGTTTGTAATACTGGCATTAGCACTTGTGCTTTTGATTCCAAGATGTAGCAGAAGAAGGTGGGAGGATAGCAGAATTTTCAAGCGGCATCAAGTTGGAGAGAACCCAAGGGACAATGGATCCTTGGTCCGACCAactaatcaaaatgaaaaag TTCCAAAGGAGACCACACAGAAGCCCAAAGAGGACCATCCAAAGCCACAAAATATGCATATGAGAAATGAACCCAAAATGAACCCAGCACCAAATAGGGACAATCACTTAATGGCCATTGGCAGAGCAGATCTAGATTTCATggctcctcctcttcctccacctccacctccacctccacctccacccccaccacctcctcctcctccacccccTGTTGAGAATGTCATTGTTAAGCCAATTGTGCCTGCTGAAGTAAGCTCAGGGAAGCCTTCTCGTAAAACTCAGATCCCTCTCACTTCTGCTAGGTCCTTCAATATTGCATCACTTCAGCAATACACAAGCAGCTTTTCTCAAGAAAATCTTATAGGAGGAGGCATGCTGGGAAGTGTTTATAGGGCACAGCTTCCTAATGGAAAG CTTCTTGCTGTCAAGAAACTCGATAAGAGGACTGCAGAGCAGCAGAAGGACGTGGAGTTTATTGAATTGGTTAACAATATTGATCGGATCCGACATGCTAATGTTGTTGAGCTCATGGGATACTGTGCAGAGCATGGTCAGAGGCTTCTGATCTATGAGTATTGCAGTAATGGCTCTTTGCAAGATGCACTACACTCAGAcgatgaatttaaaaagaaactttCCTGGAATGCCCGCATTAAGATGGCACTTGAAGCTGCTAGAGCCTTAGA GTATTTGCATGAGGTCTGTCAGCCACCTGTTATACACAGAAATTTTAAGTCTGCCAATGTTCTTCTTGATGATGATCTTGATGTTCGTGTCTCGGATTGTGGTTTGGCTTCATTAATATCATCAGGGTCTGTAAGTCAG TTGTCAGGCCAGCTGCTAACAGCTTATGGTTATGGGGCTCCAGAATTTGAATCAGGTATCTATACCATCCAGAGTGATGTTTACAGCTTTGGTGTGGTCATGCTGGAACTCTTAACTGGCCGGAAGTCTTATGACAG GACACGGACTCGGGGGGAGCATTTTATAGTGAGATGGGCAATCCCCCAGCTCCATGACATTGACACATTGTCAAAGATGGTTGATCCCGCCCTTAATGGAGAATACTCTGCTAAATCTTTATCAAACTTCGCCGATATCATTTCTCGATGTGTTCAG TCTGAACCAGAATTCAGGCCACAAATGTCTGAGGTTGTCCAGGATCTAACAGACATGATAAGGAGAGACCGCCCCAGCAATGAATCAATCGGCGACTGA
- the LOC7497390 gene encoding protein STRUBBELIG-RECEPTOR FAMILY 3 isoform X3 — protein sequence MFASIISIGLSNNHIGGSIPSNLPVTMQNLFLSDNNFTGSIPDSLSTLTLLKAMSLNDNFLSGEIPDAFQALPGLINLDLSNNNLSGQLPSSFIDLASLTTLRLQDNQLSGTLDVLQDLPLRDLNVENNLFSGPIPDKLLAIPNFRNDGNPFNTSSAPLPAPTSPSPYTPPLSGAPPSPSSRRTPGKQADAPSSSEKSSSGGKNKRVVWISIAGVLLFVILALALVLLIPRCSRRRWEDSRIFKRHQVGENPRDNGSLVRPTNQNEKVPKETTQKPKEDHPKPQNMHMRNEPKMNPAPNRDNHLMAIGRADLDFMAPPLPPPPPPPPPPPPPPPPPPPPVENVIVKPIVPAEVSSGKPSRKTQIPLTSARSFNIASLQQYTSSFSQENLIGGGMLGSVYRAQLPNGKLLAVKKLDKRTAEQQKDVEFIELVNNIDRIRHANVVELMGYCAEHGQRLLIYEYCSNGSLQDALHSDDEFKKKLSWNARIKMALEAARALEYLHEVCQPPVIHRNFKSANVLLDDDLDVRVSDCGLASLISSGSVSQLSGQLLTAYGYGAPEFESGIYTIQSDVYSFGVVMLELLTGRKSYDRTRTRGEHFIVRWAIPQLHDIDTLSKMVDPALNGEYSAKSLSNFADIISRCVQSEPEFRPQMSEVVQDLTDMIRRDRPSNESIGD from the exons ATGTTTGCTTCTATCATATCGAT agGTCTGAGCAACAACCACATAGGGGGGAGTATTCCATCGAATCTGCCTGTTACTATGCAAAACCT TTTCCTTTCAGACAATAACTTCACTGGAAGCATCCCTGATTCCCTGTCCACTTTAACCTTACTGAAAGCCAT GTCTCTTAACGATAATTTTTTAAGTGGAGAGATACCAGATGCCTTTCAAGCTCTTCCTGGGTTGATCAACTT AGACTTGTCCAATAACAATTTGAGTGGGCAGTTGCCTTCTTCTTTCATAGATTTGGCTAGTCTTACAACCCT ACGTTTGCAGGACAATCAACTATCTGGGACCCTTGATGTTCTACAAGATCTTCCCCTGAGAGATTT GAATGTAGAGAATAACCTGTTCTCAGGACCCATACCTGACAAGCTGCTGGCTATCCCAAATTTCAG aaatgatGGCAATCCGTTCAATACTTCCTCTGCTCCATTACCTGCACCCACATCCCCATCACCATATACACCACCACTTTCTGGGGCTCCACCATCACCGTCTTCTCGGAGAACACCCGGGAAGCAGGCTGATGCGCCGTCTTCATCAGAGAAATCGAGTTCtggaggaaaaaataaaagagtagtTTGGATATCCATTGCAGGTGTATTGTTGTTTGTAATACTGGCATTAGCACTTGTGCTTTTGATTCCAAGATGTAGCAGAAGAAGGTGGGAGGATAGCAGAATTTTCAAGCGGCATCAAGTTGGAGAGAACCCAAGGGACAATGGATCCTTGGTCCGACCAactaatcaaaatgaaaaag TTCCAAAGGAGACCACACAGAAGCCCAAAGAGGACCATCCAAAGCCACAAAATATGCATATGAGAAATGAACCCAAAATGAACCCAGCACCAAATAGGGACAATCACTTAATGGCCATTGGCAGAGCAGATCTAGATTTCATggctcctcctcttcctccacctccacctccacctccacctccacccccaccacctcctcctcctccacccccTGTTGAGAATGTCATTGTTAAGCCAATTGTGCCTGCTGAAGTAAGCTCAGGGAAGCCTTCTCGTAAAACTCAGATCCCTCTCACTTCTGCTAGGTCCTTCAATATTGCATCACTTCAGCAATACACAAGCAGCTTTTCTCAAGAAAATCTTATAGGAGGAGGCATGCTGGGAAGTGTTTATAGGGCACAGCTTCCTAATGGAAAG CTTCTTGCTGTCAAGAAACTCGATAAGAGGACTGCAGAGCAGCAGAAGGACGTGGAGTTTATTGAATTGGTTAACAATATTGATCGGATCCGACATGCTAATGTTGTTGAGCTCATGGGATACTGTGCAGAGCATGGTCAGAGGCTTCTGATCTATGAGTATTGCAGTAATGGCTCTTTGCAAGATGCACTACACTCAGAcgatgaatttaaaaagaaactttCCTGGAATGCCCGCATTAAGATGGCACTTGAAGCTGCTAGAGCCTTAGA GTATTTGCATGAGGTCTGTCAGCCACCTGTTATACACAGAAATTTTAAGTCTGCCAATGTTCTTCTTGATGATGATCTTGATGTTCGTGTCTCGGATTGTGGTTTGGCTTCATTAATATCATCAGGGTCTGTAAGTCAG TTGTCAGGCCAGCTGCTAACAGCTTATGGTTATGGGGCTCCAGAATTTGAATCAGGTATCTATACCATCCAGAGTGATGTTTACAGCTTTGGTGTGGTCATGCTGGAACTCTTAACTGGCCGGAAGTCTTATGACAG GACACGGACTCGGGGGGAGCATTTTATAGTGAGATGGGCAATCCCCCAGCTCCATGACATTGACACATTGTCAAAGATGGTTGATCCCGCCCTTAATGGAGAATACTCTGCTAAATCTTTATCAAACTTCGCCGATATCATTTCTCGATGTGTTCAG TCTGAACCAGAATTCAGGCCACAAATGTCTGAGGTTGTCCAGGATCTAACAGACATGATAAGGAGAGACCGCCCCAGCAATGAATCAATCGGCGACTGA